In Lewinellaceae bacterium, a single window of DNA contains:
- the uvrA gene encoding excinuclease ABC subunit UvrA, with the protein MTKDNSNGIGSYEHAVETDYIEVIGAREHNLKDIDLRIPRNKLVVITGISGSGKSSLAFDTIYAEGQRRYMETFTAYARQFIGEMERPDVEKITGLSPVISIEQKTTGRNPRSTVGTITEVYDFMRLLFARIGEAYSFETGKRMVRYTEEQMKEAIMEQFEGKKILLLAPLVRGRKGHYRELFEQIRKQGYAKVRVDGEVLDITPGMKVDRYKVHDIEVVIDRIKATADRANRLNTSLNTALKMGNGLIFIMNNDTGEAQGFSKHLMDPDSGISYEEPSPNSFSFNSPYGACPNCNGLGQVNRVDYEKVIPDDSKSINEVGIVPLGEVRQNMTFKQLRAIAKKYKFTFSTPIKEIPEQALDIILNGGDEAFKVKADTNSDFSYNLAYDGLFTMLGRWYEDTTSEKIRRWAEEFMTIDTCPDCNGYRLKKESLHFKLHGKHIGELAEMDLTLLSDWMRHVDEYLSERQQLIARDILKEIRLRLGFLLHVGLDYLSLNRPARTLSGGESQRIRLATQIGSQLTGITYILDEPSIGLHQRDNQKLIEALRELCDIGNTVLVVEHDKDIMLASDYVIDLGPGAGKHGGELVGEGTPAEFIRSNTLTADYLNAKRKIEVPEKRREGTGNFLELKGATGNNLKEIDAKIPLGTFCCVTGVSGSGKSTLINETLYPILRQHFYKSLKSPMPYQELKGLEHVDKVIEIDQSAIGRTPRSNPATYTGVFTDIRKIFSDLPEAKIRGYKPGRFSFNVKGGRCETCQGSGMRVIEMNFLPDVQVECETCLGRRYNRETLEIIYKGKSISDVLDMTVEEAVEFFQPIPNIYRKLKTLNDVGLSYITLGQQATTLSGGEAQRVKLSEELAKRDTGQTLYILDEPTTGLHFEDIRHLLRVLNKLVDKGNTVIVIEHNMDVIKVADYIIDMGPEGGHRGGTVVCTGTPEEVAKVEESYTGQFLKGEL; encoded by the coding sequence ATGACGAAAGACAATTCCAACGGGATCGGCAGCTACGAGCATGCTGTGGAGACGGACTATATCGAGGTGATCGGGGCGCGGGAGCACAACCTCAAGGACATCGACCTGCGCATCCCCCGCAACAAGCTGGTGGTCATTACCGGCATCAGCGGCAGCGGCAAGTCTTCTCTGGCCTTCGATACGATATACGCCGAGGGCCAGCGGCGCTATATGGAAACCTTCACCGCCTACGCCCGTCAGTTTATCGGCGAGATGGAACGGCCCGACGTGGAAAAAATCACCGGCCTGAGCCCGGTTATTTCCATCGAACAGAAAACCACCGGCCGCAACCCCCGCTCCACTGTCGGAACCATTACGGAAGTATACGACTTCATGCGCCTGCTTTTCGCCCGCATTGGCGAGGCTTACTCTTTCGAAACCGGCAAGCGCATGGTGCGCTACACCGAGGAGCAGATGAAGGAGGCAATCATGGAGCAGTTCGAAGGAAAAAAAATCCTGCTGCTGGCGCCGCTGGTGCGCGGCCGCAAGGGCCACTACCGCGAGCTGTTCGAACAAATACGCAAGCAAGGCTATGCCAAGGTGCGCGTCGACGGCGAAGTGCTGGACATCACGCCCGGCATGAAGGTCGACCGCTATAAAGTGCACGATATCGAAGTGGTGATCGACCGCATCAAGGCAACGGCAGATCGCGCCAACCGCCTCAACACCTCGCTGAATACCGCCCTCAAAATGGGTAACGGGCTGATCTTTATCATGAACAATGACACCGGCGAAGCCCAAGGCTTCAGCAAACACCTCATGGACCCCGATTCGGGCATCTCCTACGAGGAACCTTCCCCCAATTCCTTTTCCTTCAACTCCCCCTACGGGGCCTGCCCCAACTGCAACGGCCTGGGCCAGGTGAACCGGGTAGACTACGAAAAGGTCATCCCCGACGACAGCAAAAGCATCAATGAGGTGGGCATTGTCCCCCTGGGAGAGGTGCGGCAGAATATGACCTTCAAACAGCTGCGTGCGATTGCCAAGAAATACAAATTCACCTTCTCTACCCCGATCAAAGAAATTCCCGAACAAGCCCTCGATATCATTCTGAATGGAGGAGACGAGGCCTTCAAGGTCAAAGCGGATACCAACAGCGATTTCTCCTACAACCTGGCCTACGACGGCCTGTTCACCATGCTGGGCCGCTGGTACGAAGACACCACCTCCGAAAAAATCCGCCGCTGGGCCGAAGAGTTCATGACCATCGACACCTGCCCGGACTGCAACGGTTACCGCCTCAAAAAGGAGTCGCTTCATTTCAAGCTGCACGGCAAACACATCGGCGAACTGGCGGAGATGGACCTCACTCTGCTTTCCGACTGGATGCGCCATGTGGACGAGTACCTGAGCGAACGCCAGCAGCTCATCGCCCGCGACATCCTGAAGGAGATCCGCCTCCGACTGGGCTTCCTGCTGCATGTCGGCCTCGACTACCTGAGCCTCAACCGCCCGGCGCGCACCCTCTCCGGCGGGGAATCCCAGCGCATCCGCCTGGCCACCCAGATCGGCTCTCAATTGACGGGCATCACCTACATCCTGGACGAGCCCAGCATCGGCCTGCACCAGCGCGATAACCAGAAGCTGATTGAAGCGCTGCGGGAGCTTTGTGACATTGGAAATACGGTTCTGGTAGTAGAGCACGACAAAGACATCATGCTGGCCTCCGACTATGTGATCGACCTCGGCCCCGGCGCCGGCAAACACGGCGGTGAATTGGTCGGGGAAGGCACGCCCGCTGAGTTTATACGCAGCAATACCCTAACTGCTGACTACCTCAATGCTAAGCGAAAGATCGAAGTGCCGGAAAAGCGCCGGGAGGGAACCGGGAATTTCCTGGAACTAAAGGGCGCTACAGGCAACAACCTCAAGGAAATCGATGCCAAAATCCCTCTGGGCACATTCTGTTGCGTGACCGGCGTTTCCGGCAGTGGCAAATCCACGCTGATTAACGAAACCCTCTATCCCATTCTGCGGCAGCATTTCTACAAAAGCCTCAAAAGCCCCATGCCCTACCAGGAACTCAAGGGGCTGGAGCATGTGGATAAAGTAATTGAGATCGACCAGTCGGCTATCGGGCGCACGCCGCGTTCTAACCCGGCGACCTACACCGGCGTCTTTACCGACATCCGCAAGATCTTTTCAGATTTGCCCGAAGCCAAAATCCGGGGGTACAAACCCGGGCGCTTTTCCTTCAACGTCAAAGGCGGCCGCTGCGAGACCTGCCAGGGCTCCGGCATGCGCGTGATCGAGATGAACTTCCTGCCCGATGTGCAGGTGGAGTGCGAAACCTGCCTGGGCCGGCGCTACAACCGCGAGACTCTGGAGATCATCTACAAAGGCAAATCCATCAGCGATGTACTGGATATGACCGTGGAAGAGGCCGTCGAGTTCTTCCAACCCATCCCCAACATCTACCGCAAACTGAAAACGCTAAATGATGTGGGCCTGAGCTATATCACCCTGGGCCAGCAGGCCACCACCCTGTCCGGCGGCGAAGCCCAACGCGTCAAGTTGTCTGAAGAACTCGCCAAGCGCGACACCGGGCAGACCCTCTACATCCTCGACGAGCCCACCACCGGCCTGCATTTCGAAGACATCCGCCACCTGCTGCGCGTGCTCAACAAGCTGGTCGACAAGGGCAACACCGTCATCGTCATCGAGCATAATATGGACGTGATCAAAGTGGCAGACTACATCATCGACATGGGGCCGGAAGGGGGGCACCGGGGGGGGACAGTGGTGTGTACGGGTACGCCGGAAGAGGTGGCGAAGGTGGAGGAGAGTTATACCGGGCAGTTTTTGAAGGGGGAGTTGTAA
- a CDS encoding GH3 auxin-responsive promoter family protein — MRKWINKAFKWYYQQRYKGIQHFMQHPHEVQRSLLKNLLEATKHTEWGKSYGYRSIRTPEQFAERLPVQDYESLKPFITRMMHGEKDVLWSGQVRWFSKSSGTTSDRSKFIPVTSQNLKKCHIRGTWDTMTLFYHNRPDARQFESRNMIMGGSLHRFEPYPRTMIGDVSAIMTYNMPIMGRPFFFPDIKTALLDDWEVKLEKLAQAAAKQTDMAMIGGVPTWTVVLFRRILEITGKKNMLEVWPRFQGYIHGGVSFTPYRKQFEAFLPSPDISYQEIYNASEGYFAIQNDFSSDDMLLLLNNGIYYEFLPMEEWHKEYPRAIPLSEVEKGRNYALVISTNSGLWRYTPGDTVMFTSTYPFKIKITGRTKQFVNAFGEEVMVENTDQALALACQQTGAIVTEYTVAPVYFKGSGKGGHEWLVEFEKEPPSLKDFTRRLDKNLQLANSDYEAKRSKNIALEQLRLHLLPPGTFHKWMRARGKFGGQHKVPRLANHRQYVEEILDFLGNKV; from the coding sequence ATGAGGAAGTGGATCAACAAAGCCTTCAAGTGGTACTACCAGCAGCGGTACAAAGGCATTCAGCATTTCATGCAGCACCCCCATGAAGTGCAGCGCAGCCTGCTGAAAAACCTGCTGGAAGCCACCAAGCATACCGAATGGGGCAAATCCTACGGCTACCGCAGCATCCGAACGCCGGAGCAGTTTGCCGAGCGGCTGCCGGTGCAGGATTACGAAAGCCTTAAGCCTTTCATCACCCGCATGATGCACGGCGAAAAAGATGTGCTGTGGAGCGGGCAGGTGCGCTGGTTTTCCAAATCCTCGGGCACGACCAGCGACCGCAGCAAGTTCATCCCCGTCACCAGCCAGAACCTCAAGAAGTGCCACATCCGCGGCACCTGGGATACGATGACGCTGTTCTATCACAACCGCCCCGACGCCCGCCAGTTCGAGAGCCGAAACATGATCATGGGAGGCAGCCTGCACCGCTTCGAACCCTATCCGCGCACCATGATCGGCGATGTGTCGGCCATCATGACCTACAACATGCCCATCATGGGCCGCCCCTTCTTTTTTCCGGATATCAAAACGGCCCTGCTGGACGATTGGGAGGTAAAGCTGGAAAAACTGGCCCAGGCTGCCGCCAAACAGACAGATATGGCCATGATCGGCGGCGTGCCGACCTGGACCGTGGTGCTCTTCCGCCGCATCCTGGAGATCACCGGGAAAAAAAACATGCTGGAGGTATGGCCCCGGTTTCAGGGTTACATTCACGGCGGCGTTAGCTTTACGCCCTACCGCAAGCAATTTGAGGCCTTCCTGCCTTCTCCCGACATCAGCTACCAGGAAATCTACAACGCCTCCGAGGGCTACTTCGCCATTCAGAACGATTTTTCCAGTGACGACATGCTGCTGTTGCTCAACAACGGCATCTACTACGAATTCCTGCCGATGGAGGAGTGGCATAAGGAATATCCCCGGGCTATCCCCCTTTCGGAAGTGGAAAAAGGCAGAAACTACGCTCTGGTGATTTCCACCAATTCGGGCCTGTGGCGCTATACACCAGGCGATACCGTTATGTTCACATCCACTTATCCCTTCAAGATCAAGATCACTGGCCGGACCAAGCAGTTCGTCAACGCTTTCGGCGAGGAGGTCATGGTGGAAAATACGGACCAGGCCCTGGCGCTGGCCTGCCAGCAGACGGGAGCTATCGTGACGGAATACACCGTCGCCCCGGTTTACTTTAAAGGCTCCGGCAAGGGCGGGCACGAGTGGCTGGTGGAATTCGAAAAAGAACCGCCCAGCCTGAAAGACTTTACCCGCCGGCTGGACAAGAACCTGCAACTCGCCAACTCGGATTATGAGGCAAAGCGCTCCAAAAATATCGCTTTGGAGCAACTGCGGCTGCACCTCCTTCCTCCGGGTACTTTCCACAAGTGGATGCGCGCCCGCGGCAAGTTCGGCGGCCAGCACAAGGTGCCCCGCCTGGCCAACCACCGGCAGTATGTGGAGGAGATACTTGACTTTTTGGGCAATAAGGTTTGA
- a CDS encoding SDR family oxidoreductase, whose translation MFKEGIFSGQTALVTGGGSGIGYAIAKRLLQYGAEVYIASRKQSRLEQAAEQLREHGRCHSFQLDIREPERIEALAGFIKEKSGKLDLLVNNAGGQFPSPAEDISPKGWLAVINTNLNGTWFMTQAMAQHFFFPQKQGNIVNIIVDLHCGFPGMAHTGAARAGVDNLTKSLAVEWANRGIRVNCVAPGIIQSTGLENYPPELVAQVSKTVPMKRLGTTDEVAEAVLFMALAKYISGETLYVDGASRLWGDMWEIEGGRE comes from the coding sequence ATGTTTAAAGAAGGAATTTTTTCGGGGCAAACCGCTCTGGTTACCGGTGGCGGCAGCGGCATTGGCTACGCCATAGCGAAGCGCCTGCTTCAGTACGGCGCCGAGGTGTACATTGCCTCCCGCAAGCAAAGCCGCCTGGAGCAGGCGGCGGAGCAACTCCGCGAGCACGGCAGGTGTCACAGCTTTCAGCTCGACATCCGGGAGCCGGAGCGCATCGAAGCACTAGCCGGTTTCATTAAAGAAAAGAGTGGCAAACTCGACCTGCTGGTCAACAACGCCGGCGGGCAGTTCCCTTCGCCGGCCGAGGATATCAGCCCCAAGGGCTGGCTGGCTGTCATCAACACCAACCTCAATGGCACCTGGTTTATGACCCAGGCCATGGCGCAGCATTTCTTTTTTCCCCAAAAGCAGGGCAATATCGTCAACATCATCGTCGACCTGCACTGCGGTTTTCCGGGCATGGCGCATACCGGGGCCGCCCGCGCCGGGGTAGACAACCTCACCAAGTCGCTGGCGGTGGAATGGGCCAACCGGGGCATCCGAGTCAACTGCGTGGCTCCGGGCATCATTCAATCTACCGGCCTGGAAAACTACCCGCCGGAGCTGGTCGCTCAGGTGAGCAAAACGGTGCCGATGAAACGCCTCGGCACGACGGATGAAGTGGCGGAGGCCGTCCTGTTCATGGCTCTGGCAAAGTACATCAGCGGAGAGACGCTTTACGTGGACGGGGCTTCGCGGCTGTGGGGGGATATGTGGGAGATTGAGGGAGGGAGGGAATGA
- a CDS encoding Hsp20/alpha crystallin family protein: MTVLSVKPVIRKRSRVNDFDRIFDGFFNAGFPAANPNGNGLKAKPAVNVLETGDAFRIEVAAPGLEKGDFIVDVDKNVLRIEVNKEFKAEEGETYKRLEFGYYAFKRSFQLPETVDTDGIDANYVNGILLIALPKKEEAKEKPARTIQIG; the protein is encoded by the coding sequence ATGACTGTCTTAAGCGTAAAACCGGTAATCAGAAAGCGGAGCCGGGTCAATGATTTTGACCGTATTTTCGATGGGTTTTTCAACGCCGGCTTTCCGGCTGCCAACCCCAACGGGAACGGATTGAAAGCAAAGCCTGCCGTGAATGTCCTTGAAACCGGCGATGCATTTCGCATCGAAGTAGCCGCACCCGGCCTGGAAAAAGGCGACTTCATCGTAGATGTCGATAAAAATGTACTCCGCATTGAAGTGAACAAGGAATTCAAGGCGGAAGAAGGCGAAACCTATAAGCGCCTCGAATTCGGCTACTATGCGTTCAAGCGCAGCTTCCAACTGCCGGAAACTGTTGATACCGATGGCATCGACGCCAACTACGTGAATGGAATACTGCTGATCGCCCTTCCCAAGAAGGAGGAAGCGAAAGAAAAGCCGGCACGCACCATACAGATCGGCTAA
- a CDS encoding Hsp20/alpha crystallin family protein, protein MSLIKYNPFAQKSMGNFFDDFFNRDVTDFFGSDFSRNTPSVNVLETENSYRVEVAAPGLEKKDFEVSLDNGFLTISAKKEHQEEVKEGDKYMRREFNFSSFTRSFQLPDTVKADDIAANYENGVLKITLPKKEEAKIEAAKVIKIK, encoded by the coding sequence ATGAGCCTTATAAAATATAATCCGTTTGCCCAGAAAAGCATGGGCAATTTCTTTGACGACTTTTTTAACCGCGACGTTACGGACTTTTTCGGAAGTGACTTTTCCAGGAACACTCCGTCTGTAAATGTTTTGGAAACAGAAAACAGCTACCGCGTAGAAGTGGCTGCCCCCGGCCTCGAGAAAAAAGATTTCGAGGTGAGCCTCGACAACGGGTTTTTGACTATCTCAGCTAAGAAAGAGCATCAGGAAGAGGTGAAAGAAGGCGATAAGTACATGCGCCGCGAGTTCAACTTCAGCTCTTTCACCCGCAGTTTCCAGCTGCCGGATACCGTAAAGGCTGACGATATCGCCGCCAACTACGAGAATGGCGTGCTGAAGATCACGCTTCCGAAAAAAGAAGAAGCTAAGATCGAAGCCGCCAAAGTCATAAAAATCAAATAA
- a CDS encoding gluconate 2-dehydrogenase subunit 3 family protein, with translation MERREILKYTALLTGAAVGAPLWSALLSGCDAAPNENAATDQLQFFNREEFVLLAGVIDLILPKTDSPSASDVGVHYTIDGMVGTVYQDEDKAGFRKGFDALAGYLNSATEGKGLLSRETSEQLNLLQQLESSKEEGLEEARNAFLDLKQQTIAYYLSAKEIATKYLTYLPVPGVYKACISVEEAGGKAWAL, from the coding sequence ATGGAACGAAGAGAGATCCTGAAATACACTGCGCTTCTAACCGGCGCCGCCGTCGGCGCCCCTTTGTGGAGCGCGCTCCTTTCCGGATGCGATGCCGCACCCAACGAAAATGCTGCAACCGATCAGCTGCAATTTTTTAACCGGGAGGAATTCGTATTGCTTGCCGGCGTAATCGACCTGATCCTTCCCAAAACAGATAGCCCGTCCGCTTCCGATGTCGGCGTTCACTACACAATAGACGGCATGGTGGGAACGGTATATCAGGACGAGGACAAAGCGGGCTTCAGGAAAGGTTTCGACGCTCTGGCCGGCTATCTGAATTCGGCCACTGAAGGCAAGGGGCTGCTCAGCCGGGAAACGAGCGAACAACTCAACCTGCTGCAGCAACTGGAAAGCTCGAAGGAAGAAGGATTGGAAGAGGCCCGAAACGCTTTCCTGGACCTTAAACAGCAAACCATTGCCTACTACCTGTCTGCCAAAGAAATCGCAACCAAATATTTAACCTATTTACCTGTTCCGGGAGTTTACAAAGCCTGTATTTCCGTGGAAGAAGCAGGTGGCAAAGCCTGGGCCCTATGA
- a CDS encoding GMC family oxidoreductase, which translates to MKFNSKGKAERTYDAIVIGSGISGGFAAMELCRKGYKTLVLERGRMVRHGEYPTAMLDPWELPNQNMVTAEEIAKHYFKQDRLGWWVREDHKHFINKDDEYPYDEVERFDWIRGHHVGGRSIMWGRHCYRWSDIDFEANLKEGIAVDWPIRYKDIEPWYDYVETFVGVSGQKEGLKQVPDGKFLPPFPLNCAEQHIREAVAKVFPERVVTPGRIANLSQYNPEVHEGTRGQCQSRNRCVRGCPYGAYFSSLSATLPVAEATGNLSLRPNSVVHEIVFDPKVGKASGVRIKDAETGEELEFFARIIFCNASTIGTTAILLNSRSETFPDGLGNSSGELGHNMMDHHYGMGASGTLPGFEDAYYQGRKPGGFYIPRFRNIDEATRRTDYVRGFGYQGGANRGMNVPEGVLGAGLKDSIFKPGPYQVGMTCFGEMLPYHENRMFLNFDKKDKYGMPVITFDAKLRDNEMKLREDGVQCAVEILEAAGCKDINFYNEATAPGACIHEMGTARMGRDPKTSVLNQWNQMHEAPNVFVTDGACMTSSGTQNPSITYMALTARAVDYAHGQVEKGAL; encoded by the coding sequence ATGAAATTCAACTCTAAAGGAAAAGCCGAACGCACCTACGACGCGATCGTCATTGGCTCCGGCATCAGCGGCGGTTTCGCTGCTATGGAATTGTGCCGGAAAGGATATAAAACCCTCGTCCTCGAAAGAGGGCGGATGGTCCGGCACGGCGAATATCCGACCGCCATGCTAGACCCCTGGGAACTGCCCAACCAGAATATGGTGACGGCAGAAGAGATCGCCAAACATTATTTCAAGCAGGACCGCCTGGGCTGGTGGGTCAGGGAAGACCACAAACACTTCATCAACAAGGATGACGAGTATCCTTATGACGAAGTCGAACGCTTCGACTGGATACGCGGCCACCACGTGGGCGGCCGGTCCATCATGTGGGGCAGGCACTGCTACCGCTGGAGCGATATCGACTTCGAAGCGAACCTGAAAGAAGGCATTGCGGTAGACTGGCCGATCCGCTACAAAGACATCGAACCCTGGTACGATTATGTTGAAACTTTTGTGGGCGTGAGCGGCCAGAAAGAAGGGCTCAAACAGGTGCCGGACGGGAAATTCCTGCCGCCATTCCCGCTTAACTGCGCGGAGCAGCATATACGGGAAGCCGTAGCCAAAGTATTTCCGGAGCGGGTGGTAACGCCAGGCCGGATTGCCAACCTTTCTCAGTACAACCCCGAAGTGCACGAAGGAACGAGGGGCCAATGCCAGAGCCGCAACCGCTGCGTGCGGGGTTGCCCCTACGGCGCCTATTTCAGCAGCCTTTCCGCCACCCTTCCCGTAGCGGAGGCCACCGGCAACCTGAGCCTGCGGCCGAACAGCGTGGTCCACGAGATCGTTTTCGACCCCAAGGTGGGCAAAGCCAGCGGCGTCCGGATAAAAGATGCCGAAACCGGGGAAGAGCTCGAATTCTTTGCCCGCATCATCTTCTGCAACGCCAGTACGATAGGCACCACCGCTATCCTGCTCAACAGCCGCTCGGAAACGTTCCCGGACGGGCTGGGCAACAGCAGCGGCGAACTGGGCCACAACATGATGGACCACCACTACGGCATGGGGGCTTCCGGCACATTGCCCGGCTTTGAGGATGCGTATTATCAAGGGCGCAAACCCGGGGGCTTTTACATCCCGCGGTTCAGAAATATTGATGAAGCCACCCGGCGAACCGACTATGTCCGGGGATTTGGCTATCAGGGTGGGGCAAACCGGGGCATGAACGTTCCGGAAGGCGTTCTTGGCGCCGGCCTGAAAGATTCCATTTTTAAACCCGGCCCGTATCAGGTCGGCATGACCTGCTTCGGGGAAATGCTGCCTTACCACGAGAACCGGATGTTCCTGAATTTCGACAAGAAGGACAAATACGGCATGCCGGTCATCACTTTCGACGCCAAACTTCGGGACAACGAAATGAAGCTCCGGGAAGACGGCGTACAATGCGCCGTGGAAATACTGGAAGCCGCCGGCTGCAAAGACATCAATTTTTATAACGAAGCCACTGCCCCCGGTGCCTGCATCCACGAGATGGGCACCGCCCGCATGGGCAGAGACCCGAAAACCAGCGTGCTCAACCAGTGGAACCAGATGCACGAGGCGCCCAATGTTTTTGTGACGGATGGGGCGTGCATGACGAGTTCGGGCACACAGAATCCGAGCATTACGTATATGGCCCTCACGGCGAGGGCGGTGGATTATGCGCATGGGCAAGTTGAGAAAGGGGCATTGTAG